In Rosa chinensis cultivar Old Blush chromosome 1, RchiOBHm-V2, whole genome shotgun sequence, a genomic segment contains:
- the LOC112163928 gene encoding uncharacterized protein LOC112163928, producing the protein MSRSVWNLANCIVLLNANSLHQNLTDLFIDAPYDANLFVKIISLCYHIWKARNNNVFRNEAFSSPTIVAIAASTSQDFLIHNPPVRRPSDQREHIKWNPPPPVHVKINFDGSVIQQNNNAAIDFVIRDSFGCPVIVCAKRIGKANVPLTEAVALRESLLKAQELNYTNLLIEGDSQLIIHCVIGKTNTP; encoded by the coding sequence ATGTCAAGATCTGTCTGGAACCTTGCCAATTGCATTGTTTTGCTTAATGCAAATAGCCTGCACCAGAATTTAACTGATTTATTTATTGATGCACCTTATGATGCCAATCTCTTTGTTAAGATCATTTCTCTATGCTATCACATTTGGAAAGCAAGAAATAACAATGTTTTCAGGAATGAAGCTTTCTCCTCCCCTACTATAGTGGCCATTGCAGCTTCCACTTCTCAAGATTTCCTCATTCATAATCCTCCTGTAAGGCGTCCTTCTGATCAGCGGGAGCACATCAAATGGAATCCTCCTCCTCCAGTCCATGTTAAAATCAACTTTGATGGTTCAGTCATCCAACAAAACAACAATGCAGCTATTGACTTTGTCATCAGAGACAGCTTTGGATGTCCTGTTATTGTTTGTGCTAAACGAATTGGGAAAGCTAATGTCCCTCTAACTGAAGCTGTTGCTCTTCGGGAAAGCCTCCTAAAAGCTCAAGAGCTTAACTACACCAATCTGTTGATTGAGGGGGATTCCCAACTGATCATTCACTGTGTTATTGGGAAGACCAACACTCCATGA
- the LOC112173140 gene encoding disease resistance protein RUN1, with protein MASYSVSSSLFPQKEKYDVFLSFRGEDTRQTFTSHLHAALIRRKVETYIDYRLERGDEVGPALLKAIKESKISVIIFSKDYASSTWCLDELAYILECKEKHGQYVIPVFYEIDPSHVRYQMGSYETAFATHEQRLKNKTDKVPKWKESLVKAANLSGFDSTSKTVGHDYDLVEQVVKDVLAKLNRESASDLTGLIGVESRIKKILLELDIIPEDVRVRSVVVWGMGGIGKTTLADAVFQGLTSQFEAHCFLANVRERSGTKGAFSSELYHLRNELLGELLGDRSLAICTRTIGAVYKERLRRTKVLVVLDDVNDSSQLIFLAVEVPFGPGSRIIITTRDMLPVRETLVMKELADHYVKIYAVEELNGVESLQLFHSNAPTQCTANSELLKKVVDHAAGIPLALKILHSLFLRYKRIEEMELLWYKFKKFPNKKLQNVYRASYDGLERNEREIFLDIACFHRREKLCDVKRVLAACGLYPDDGIKILIDMSLISIKDNRIWMHDVIQEMGWEIVREESIEKPGKRSRLHNGEDVCHVLRRNTGTAKVQSISSLNCVKRLTLDPQAFTGMHNLRLLMLIFIQLDHKTNLEYLPDALRYIFWHSYPFESLPSKFSPKNLVELHMPWSKLKRLWKKGQNPENLKMINLSYSMDLVEVADLSNCVNIESIDFQCCKSLVKVSDLSKSRYIESINLQGCISLVKVPDLSKSVNIQSINLQGCESLVQVPPYFQNFTKLTHLNLGDCSKISILPKIPSKMEFLDLSRTALEELPPSIWSLEKLVRLNLHCCRFIKNFSSSSWKMMKSLNSLILSNTKIETVPSSLLMCMTRIISLDLSFCDCLVSLPTNICELKSLEKLDLSGCYSFTNFPEIAEPMEHLQYLNLSGTKIKKLPSSVGNLVGIKKLDLSHCTSLELLPNSFYNLNLLEWFSLGDCVKLKKLPLSFILCSLINLNLGGCKLLEEIPDCFTSFPALQVLDLSGTMIETIPPTIKQVFGLKSLRLKRCKRLQSLPVLPSLLEKLDVAKCMRLKTVSVSVTAQTRGLDQILCGKRTEILTFSACFNLDKNSRSNIMDDAHFRIMRMATTRNLKRLQSGKVALMCPGNEIPEWFSCQTEGSSMNIKLPLHWSGDSNFLGIALCSVFSIHNHYHYLDHQCEMILKTNNGETRSVNLGSTECFGTMRLTGEADHVFVWYNKAHAVSDEGKWSMEASFDFYTEVDGKRRNNVKRCGVCFLYGQGQDDDALKFEVIRPQQVTTARRRHFRSLPSNSHQSHILDENVWKTIWSLKVLPKIKSFFWRVLCNALPTYLNLFRKNLVRNPMCPICHDYEESIEHVLLLCPWVETVWFGSPLGYKINKCRITTIHKWILDLHGTSTTDIEKNLVLTMGGFLCWSIWKSRCSFVYQGKSLSPVDSITRALRLMNEFLAAQSFGANHLLLHHLDLMSGLLHYSH; from the exons ATGGCTTCctattctgtttcttcttctctcttccccCAAAAAGAAAAGTATGATGTTTTTCTCAGTTTCAGAGGCGAGGATACTCGCCAGACTTTTACTAGCCATCTTCATGCTGCTTTGATAAGGAGGAAAGTGGAAACCTACATAGATTACAGACTTGAGAGAGGAGATGAAGTTGGACCCGCCCTTCTAAAAGCAATCAAGGAATCAAAGATTTCCGTGATCATTTTCTCAAAAGACTATGCTTCTTCCacatggtgcttggatgaacttgcctATATACTGGAATGCAAGGAAAAACATGGACAATATGTTATACCTGTTTTTTACGAGATAGATCCATCACATGTACGCTACCAGATGGGAAGTTATGAGACTGCATTTGCTACACATGAACAAAGGTTGAAGAACAAGACGGACAAGGTGCCCAAATGGAAGGAATCTTTAGTAAAAGCAGCCAACCTATCTGGGTTTGATTCAACTTCAAAAACTGTTGG GCATGATTACGATTTAGTTGAGCAAGTCGTCAAAGATGTGTTGGCTAAATTGAATCGTGAATCAGCAAGTGATTTAACTGGTTTGATTGGAGTTGAAAGCCGCATTAAGAAAATTTTATTGGAATTAGACATCATCCCAGAAGATGTTCGTGTTCGCTCTGTGGTTGTCTGGGGTATGGGTGGTATTGGCAAGACCACGCTTGCTGATGCTGTATTTCAGGGACTCACTTCTCAATTCGAAGCTCACTGTTTTCTTGCAAATGTTAGGGAACGATCAGGTACCAAAGGAGCTTTCTCTTCTGAACTGTATCATTTGCGAAATGAACTTCTTGGAGAATTACTAGGGGACAGGAGTTTAGCTATCTGTACTCGAACAATAGGTGCTGTTTACAAAGAAAGGCTCCGCCGTACAAAAGTCCTTGTTGTTCTTGACGACGTGAATGATTCAAGCCAGTTAATATTTTTAGCTGTAGAAGTCCCATTTGGCCCAGGAAGTAGAATAATTATAACAACTCGAGATATGCTACCAGTTAGGGAAACTCTAGTGATGAAGGAATTAGCTGACCATTATGTTAAGATCTACGCGGTGGAGGAATTAAATGGTGTTGAATCTCTTCAGCTCTTCCATTCAAATGCTCCCACACAATGTACAGCAAATTCAGAACTTCTAAAGAAGGTGGTAGATCATGCTGCAGGCATTCCATTAGCCCTTAAAATTTTGCATTCTTTATTTCTTCGATACAAGAGGATTGAAGAAATGGAATTGTTGTGGTATAAATTTAAAAAGTTTCCCAACAAAAAACTTCAGAATGTGTACAGAGCAAGTTATGATGGATTAGAAAGAAATGAGAGGGAGATATTCCTTGATATTGCATGTTTTCACAGAAGGGAGAAACTTTGTGATGTAAAAAGAGTGTTAGCTGCCTGTGGTTTATATCCGGATGATGGAATCAAAATTCTCATTGATATGTCTCTCATATCAATTAAAGACAACCGCATATGGATGCATGATGTGATCCAAGAAATGGGTTGGGAGATTGTCCGCGAAGAAAGTATTGAAAAGCCGGGAAAGCGCAGTAGGTTGCACAATGGTGAGGATGTCTGTCATGTATTAAGAAGGAATACG GGAACTGCAAAAGTTCAAAGCATTTCCAGCCTGAATTGTGTTAAGAGGCTAACGTTAGATCCTCAAGCTTTCACAGGAATGCATAACTTGAGACTCCTTATGCTTATATTTATACAGCTTGACCACAAGACAAATCTTGAGTATCTTCCTGATGCCCTTCGATATATATTTTGGCATAGTTACCCTTTCGAATCTTTGCCATCGAAGTTTTCTCCAAAAAATCTTGTTGAGCTTCATATGCCCTGGAGCAAACTCAAGAGACTTTGGAAGAAAGGCCAG AATCCTGAGAACTTGAAAATGATCAATCTTAGTTACTCCATGGACCTGGTTGAAGTTGCAGATCTGTCAAATTGTGTAAACATTGAAAGTATAGATTTTCAATGCTGTAAAAGTTTGGTTAAAGTTTCAGATTTGTCAAAGAGTCGTTACATTGAGAGTATAAATCTTCAAGGCTGTATAAGTTTGGTTAAAGTTCCAGACCTGTCAAAGAGTGTAAATATTCAGAGCATAAATCTTCAAGGCTGTGAAAGTTTAGTTCAAGTTCCTCcgtattttcaaaattttaccaAGCTTACTCATCTGAATTTGGGAGATTGCTCGAAAATCAGTATTCTACCAAAGATACCAAGCAAGATGGAATTTTTAGATTTAAGTAGAACTGCTCTAGAAGAATTGCCTCCATCAATTTGGTCTCTTGAAAAGCTTGTTAGATTGAATCTTCACTGCTGTAGGTTCATTAAGAATTTTTCGAGCAGTTCATGGAAGATGATGAAATCCCTCAACAGTCTTATTTTGAGCAACACAAAAATAGAAACAGTGCCCTCGTCATTACTCATGTGTATGACTCGGATCATTTCACTTGACCTGAGTTTCTGTGATTGCCTCGTCAGTCTCCCAACCAACATTTGTGAGTTAAAATCTCTTGAGAAACTTGATCTCTCTGGTTGCTATAGTTTCACAAACTTTCCGGAAATTGCGGAGCCTATGGAACATCTGCAGTATCTGAATTTGAGCGGGACAAAAATTAAGAAGCTACCCTCATCGGTTGGGAATCTTGTTGGGATTAAGAAATTAGATTTATCTCACTGCACAAGCCTTGAATTACTCCCAAACAGCTTCTACAATTTAAACCTACTGGAGTGGTTTTCACTTGGTGACTGTGTCAAGCTAAAAAAATTGCCTCTCTCGTTCATTTTGTGCTCCTTGATAAATCTAAACCTCGGAGGCTGCAAATTGTTAGAAGAAATTCCTGATTGCTTCACCAGCTTTCCCGCATTGCAAGTCTTAGATCTTAGTGGAACCATGATTGAGACCATACCTCCCACCATCAAACAAGTTTTTGGTCTCAAGTCTCTGAGACTTAAAAGGTGCAAGCGGCTTCAATCTTTGCCAGTGCTTCCATCTCTTCTAGAAAAGTTGGATGTAGCTAAGTGCATGAGACTTAAGACAGTGTCAGTTTCAGTGACGGCACAGACACGAGGTTTGGATCAAATACTTTGTGGGAAGAGGACAGAGATCCTTACATTTTCTGCTTGCTTTAATTTGGATAAAAATTCAAGGAGTAACATAATGGATGATGCACACTTCAGAATTATGCGAATGGCAACTACTCGTAATCTT AAACGTTTACAATCTGGTAAAGTTGCATTAATGTGTCCGGGAAATGAAATTCCAGAATGGTTTAGCTGTCAAACGGAGGGATCTTCAATGAATATTAAGCTTCCCCTGCATTGGTCTGGTGATTCAAACTTCTTGGGTATTGCTCTCTGCTCTGTTTTTTCAATCCAtaatcattatcattatcttgaTCATCAATGTGAGATGATTCTCAAAACCAACAATGGTGAAACCCGTAGTGTCAATTTGGGAAGTACAGAGTGCTTCGGGACTATGCGCCTGACGGGTGAAGCAGATCACGTGTTTGTGTGGTATAATAAAGCCCATGCAGTTTCAGATGAAGGAAAATGGTCGATGGAAGCCTCTTTCGACTTCTATACAGAAGTCGATGGTAAACGGCGGAATAACGTGAAAAGGTGTGGGGTCTGCTTTCTGTATGGTCAAGGCCAAGATGATGATGCTCTGAAATTTGAAGTTATTCGTCCACAACAAGTTACTACAGCTAGGAGAAGACATTTCAGAAGCCTCCCAAGTAACAGTCACCAGTCTCACATATTGGATGAGAATGTTTGGAAGACTATTTGGAGTTTGAAAGTCCTTCCAAAAATCAAGTCTTTCTTTTGGAGAGTACTTTGTAATGCATTGCCTACCTATCTCAACTTGTTCAGAAAAAATCTGGTAAGAAATCCCATGTGCCCCATCTGCCATGACTACGAAGAATCAATAGAACATGTGTTGTTATTATGCCCTTGGGTGGAGACAGTCTGGTTTGGCTCCCCTTTAGGTTATAAAATTAACAAATGCAGAATCACTACTATTCATAAGTGGATCTTGGATTTACATGGTACATCTACTACTGACATTGAGAAAAATTTGGTTCTTACCATGGGGGGATTCCTTTGTTGGTCAATTTGGAAGAGTAGATGCAGCTTTGTGTATCAGGGTAAATCACTCTCTCCGGTTGATTCAATCACTAGGGCACTCCGTTTGATGAATGAGTTTTTGGCAGCCCAATCTTTCGGTGCCAACCACTTACTTCTTCACCATCTTGACCTAATGTCTGGTCTCCTCCACTATAGCCACTAA